TCATCTCCACGGTGAGGTCCGCTCGCTCTCTCATCCCCAGTGGCTGCGCATCGTCACGTACCGTTGAGTCGGATACCCAGCGCTGGGGAGTAAGCAAGCCGTGGCCGGTCCGGGCGAAGCCGCCCGTGAGAGAAGCACGGGCACCGTGATTCTGCGTCGTCGATGTTCGCCGTCGCAGCAACACGCTGCGCTCCCCCGGTGATCGGCGCCGGTATCGAGCGGATGCAGGCGGTGTAAGGAATCGTTGAGGCTGTGTCCGTGCCTCAACACCGAGGTAGCCGGTTGCCGTCGTTCGCCGGGGTGAGAGTGAGATCCGACGGGTACAGCGTGGGTTGGGACCGACGCCGAGGGGCGCTCGGGATTCCGACGATGAAGAAGGGCGTGCGCCGGTTTGGCGCTTCCGAGGTCTGGGACATCGTTCTCGGCGCCCCGGGCCCACCCGCTCCCCCTGCACGGCTCCGTCGCTCGCCGAGTGTCTCGGCGTCGAATCACGGGGTTTGGGAAGCTTCCCTTAGCGAAGGCGAGGCCGCGGGGTGACCGCGGTCCGCAGCGGCGGCCGAGTGGATGGATGTCTAGCGCGAGACGTGGGGTTCGCAAGGATCAGCTCCCCCGGAAGCTGTCGGGACGCCGGGGTGTCCGCGCGAGCACCGCCGCATGCGTGCATCTGTGCGCGGGGTTCATGATGGGGTGAGCGAGTGACGACGGCTTGCATGACATCGCGGGCAGACAGTCGGCGTCGTTTCACGTGAAACATGGGATGCCGATGGTCCGTCACATGGTGTCGTGGAGGTGTGGGCGCGCGCTGTTAGCGATCGGTAAACGTGCATGGATCGCCAGAGGGAGATCACGGGTCCCGCCTTCGATCGCTCGAAGGCCGATGTGAGACTCGCATGCGACCCGCGAGCCGGTATCGCAGCAGGCGGATCAATCCTGGTCGGATCTGCACGGGTGAGGGGACGACGAGCGCCAACCCGTCCGCGCCATTGTCCGCACGTCACGGACCCCCGCGCTTGACCGCGACGTCGTTGTGCCCCGCGTCCATCGTGTTTCACGTGAAACAGACACGCTTGCCACCCAAGGAGAGCTACCCCGACGGGGGTGCTCGCCATCGGTGGAGACCTGCCTCGACCATGGGCAGAGGCGCTGAGCAGCCAGTGCGGTTCAGCGCGTCGAGGAGGGAAGCGAACGGCGGGTGTCGAGTGGTGGCGAGTCGAGAACGCCATGTGTACAGCCAGATCGTCGAGGTCCAGGTGCAGCGTGAGCCTTGCAGGCTGAGGCGTCGGCCGTCCGATTACGACGCGCGTCGAATGTCATTCCGAACCGCGCCCCGCATCCGAAGAGGGTGCGTGAGCCGGAGGGCGATTGATTCACGGAAAGGTGCAGACATCCATGCCTTCTCCCCTCCCCCGTTCGGTCGCGTCATCCCGCGCCGCCGATTCGGCGTCCGACGACCATGGGGCATGGTCGACCACCTCGCGTGGAATCTGGTGTTGGTGAACCTTGTGTCAGGGCGACGCGGCATGTGCGAGTCCGGCGGTGGATGTGGAGCACTGGCGTGGGGTGCCTCGAAGCCAGTTCATCCGTCAGCTGACGCAGCGACCAAGAGCTGGAGCGCGAGCCCCCCATAATGAGCTGAGTCTCCCTTGACGGCCTGCAGCCGGCCGCCGAATCGATGTTTCACGTGAAACGAAGCGGCGATGTGGTCGTGACAGCGTGAGCCGCCATGCGTGGCACAGCAGAGTGTTTTTTCCGAACGTGCTCGGAAGCGTTAGGGCGGCGGGCCCCGTCGCGCACACGCACAGTGTTGCACTGCGCGTCAAGGAAGATCAGACCGCCGCTGCGCGTGGCGGCACATCGTCGGCATGGTCGGTCTTGTCAACACATCGCTGGCCGCGGCATCTGAGTGCGTGCAGTCGTACGCTGATGACTCATGTGCGAATATGCCGTGTGGCCCCGGGGTGGGCTGCTCCGTCTGGATCGCGTTTGACGCTCCGCGGCACGCTGTGGGGGCGTCTGCATAGATGCCGCGGCCATCCCGTGAACAACGGACCTCCGCAGCCGCGGCGCACATGGCGACCAAGGCCCAATTGGCCTCCGCGGCGCAACCCCTCGATCGCCCTATGTGCGGTCCGCATGAGTGTGCCGGTTGACGAACGGCGTCGTGACGCTCGGAAAGAACGACCACAGTGCCGCTGTCGCGCAGCCTGGCTGCGACGGACTGCCGGCATGAGAGGCGATGGAGTCGGCTTGGTGCATCGGTGTTGCTCAGCGCGACGACCCCGCGCCCAGTGGATCCTTGACAAACGTCCGTCACGAGGGACCGTCCGGTTTGCAACCCGGGCGCAGCGAGGGGTGCCAGGCGAAGCGCTCCTCGATCACGACCTCCTGAAGTGCACCCGTGTGTGATGCCTGTGGTCGGGCGCCGAACGCTGTGCCGGGAGGAGGTGGTCGGTGATGGTGACGTCGCGGGCGACATCGCACGCACGAGGCGCGTTGGCGGTCTCGGCAAAGGTTGTGAGATGTGTCATCCGCCCTCGGAGTACTTCAGGTAGCCACCCGATCGAGGTGCCGTCGGTCCAGAGCGTGCGGTGACATGACTGTGATCGAGATAACCCGATCCTGAGCCAGTGCCGGAGGTGGCCCGAGCGACCCGTGGGGGCAGAACGATGATGCAGAGGTGGGGAGAGGTTGGTCGTTGTGCCGGGGATGGCGTGGGATCACAACGCCATTGGTGGTGGAGGAGGTGCCGCCCGATCCCATGGCAAGCGACGTTTCACGTGAAACGTCAACGCTGGTGCGGCGGCCGAGACGCTTGGGCCGATGCGCCCCCGGGTCTGAAGATGCTGGGACTCCGCGTCGAATCGAGTGCCGAACCAGCTCGGCTTGATCTCTTGGGAGCCGACCGGAACGGGCCGCTGTCCCGCCACGGTGGGATGAAGGTCCCGCTGACATCACCCGGGCGGAGTGCGGAACGGCACGCTTGTAGTGCCCGAGAACTGACAGGCGGCGTTTCACGTGAAACGTGCCGCTCACCACGCCAATGGACTGGCGGTTATCCGAGATGAATCTCACTGCGCGGTCGATACCGGCCCGCCGGTCGTGGTGAGGCGCTGAGACTCGTGTTCCGCTCCGAACCCGACAGGGCGGGCGCGGGAAGAAGAGGCAGCGTGGAAAGAACCGCAACCGAACGCGCCGCACTTGCCGCCACCGTTCAGCGCGCTGCCCGGATCACCCGAACGGCGGTCATAGGCGGAGGGTTCAGCGCGGCGATGGGCGCACCCTTAACTGATGACAGCGACTGGTCTGAATGAAGACCAGTACGGTTCTGGGAACGAGCAGTAAGCCCACTGAAACTCGATCGCGCCGCACTTCGCATTTCATCGAAGATCTGCCGCGGCCATCGTGGGTGGTTTCGACGGCGAACGGGAGCCGCGAGGGCACGGCCCACGCGCAAGACCGTAGACCACGTGCTTCTGAATTGGCACGAACGACAGAGACGATTCCCCGCCCCGAGGACCGGTTTGCTGAAGGTGGAGCTCGGCCGCCCCGTTTCACGTGAAACATCCGACGCACCGTCGCGAACCGTCAGGATCTGCACCCACACCGGCTACCGTGAAGGAACCCGGCGCATTAAGGAAAGAAGGGATCCGTCGCGGGTTGCCGAGCGCCGACGATGTCGGAGGACTGCAGCGGCCGTCGGTGAGGTGGACACCGTCGGAATCTGTCAGCTCACCTGTCGCAGGCGACGAGGCGGCAACGCGGGCGCTGCTGCAGCGTCCGCGCTTCGTGTGCGGCGCCACCGCCCGCGCTGCGGCCCGAGTCGGCTGGAACAGGCGGCCCCTCCGCGTCGCGCTCCCCTGGCGCGGTCGGCGGGTGATGTCGGATCCCGCGGGTAGACTGAGCGAGTTGGCGACGGTGAGAGGTGTTTCACGTGAAACAGTCCGGTGAGGCGTCATCCTCGTTTTCGCTCGATGACTCCCCCATCGCCCGTGAGATCGCCGATCTGTCCGCGCGACGACGCGCGCTCGAGGCGGTCGAGGTCGAGCTCAGCGGACGAACACGCATCCTGACCGTGTCCAATCAGAAGGGCGGGGTCGGTAAGACGACGACAGCGGTGAACATGGCCGCAGCGCTCGCGTCGATCGGTGCTCGCGTGCTGGTGATCGATCTCGATCCGCAGGGGAATGCGTCCACAGCGCTCGGCGTCGCACACCACGCGGATACCCCCAGCATCTACGACGTGCTCATCAATGAGGTTCCCCTCGTCGACATCGTCCAGACGAGCCCGGAAAGCCCCCGGCTTCTGTGTGCGCCCAGCACCATCCACCTCGCCGGCGCGGAGATCGAACTCGTTTCGCAGGTCGCACGTGAGCACCGCCTCCGCGGCGCCCTCCGCGACTACCTCGCCATCGAGGACAACCATCTCGACTTCGTCATCATCGATTGCCCTCCGTCACTCGGCTTGCTGACGATCAACGCGTTCACCGCAGCGGACGAGGTCATGATCCCGATCCAGTGCGAGTACTACGCGCTGGAGGGTCTCAGTCAGCTCCTCGGCAGCGTGCAGATGATCCAGAAGCACCTCAACCCGACTCTTCATGTGTCGACGATCCTGCTCACGATGTATGACGGGCGCACGCGGCTGGCCCAGCAGGTCGCCGACGAGGTCCGGTCGCACTTCACACGTGAGGTGCTCGAGACGGTCATTCCCCGATCGGTTCGCGTGTCCGAAGCGCCGAGCTTCGGACAGACTGTCATCGCCTACGATGGCCAGTCGGCGGGCGCGATCGCCTACCGCGAAGCCGCGGTCGAGATCGTCGCTCGCGACACCACCGAGAAGGATTCCTGATGGCAAAGAGGACCGGCCTGGGCCGCGGTATTGGCGCGCTCATCCCCACCGCCGAACCGTCGGAGGCGCGACCGGTCGATGTGTTCTTCCCCGGCGGATCCGCGGCGGAGAAGACCGGGTCATCCGAGGCGGCCTCTGTGAAGGCGGTCGGAGAAGCGGACCAGCTGGTCTCCGTTCCGGGTGCGCGGCTCATTCACATCGATCCGGCATCCAT
The DNA window shown above is from Microbacterium proteolyticum and carries:
- a CDS encoding ParA family protein; the protein is MFHVKQSGEASSSFSLDDSPIAREIADLSARRRALEAVEVELSGRTRILTVSNQKGGVGKTTTAVNMAAALASIGARVLVIDLDPQGNASTALGVAHHADTPSIYDVLINEVPLVDIVQTSPESPRLLCAPSTIHLAGAEIELVSQVAREHRLRGALRDYLAIEDNHLDFVIIDCPPSLGLLTINAFTAADEVMIPIQCEYYALEGLSQLLGSVQMIQKHLNPTLHVSTILLTMYDGRTRLAQQVADEVRSHFTREVLETVIPRSVRVSEAPSFGQTVIAYDGQSAGAIAYREAAVEIVARDTTEKDS